GCATGAGTGGTTTTTTCACGCCCCCGGGGGTGAAACATTTGAGAGAATGACGGACCGCGTCACCCGCAGCCTGGAGACGATCAAACAGAGGCAGGCCCGCGACGCGATCATCATCTGCCACGGCATCACCAGCCGGATATTACGCGGCGTTTATGCGAGCCTCCCGAAAGACGAGACACTGCGCCTCGAAGTACCGCAAGACGCGTTCTTCCATCTCAGGCACGGCGACATTGCCCGGATCGATTGCTGAGGCTTTTTTGCAATAAAAAACCCCGCTGTCTCCAGCGGGGTTTTCTCAAATCCCTTACGGGAAAAGATTACTCGACGATCGAGGCCACGATGCCGGCGCCGACGGTACGGCCGCCTTCGCGGATAGCGAAGCGCAGCTTTTCTTCCATCGCGATCGGAACGATCAGCTCGACTTCAACCGTGACGTTGTCGCCAGGCATAACCATTTCCGTGCCTTCCGGCAGAGAAACGATGCCGGTAACGTCCGTCGTGCGGAAGTAGAACTGCGGGCGGTAGTTCGTGAAGAACGGCGTATGACGGCCGCCTTCTTCCTTCGTCAGGATGTAGGCTTCTGCCATGAACTTCTTGTGCGGCTTGACCGAACCCGGCTTGCACAGGATCTGACCACGCTCAACGCCGTCACGGGTAACGCCGCGAACCAGAGCACCGATGTTGTCGCCAGCCTGGCCCTGATCGAGCAGCTTGCGGAACATTTCAACGCCGGTAACCGTCGTCTTCGAGGTCGGACGAATGCCGACGATCTCGACTTCTTCACCAACCTTGACGATACCGCGCTCAACGCGACCCGTCACAACCGTACCACGGCCAGAGATCGAGAACACGTCTTCGATCGGCATCAGGAACGGCTGGTCGATCGGACGCTCAGGCGTCGGGATGTAGGCGTCAACAGCGGCCATCAGCTCGCGGATCGCGTCTTCACCGATCTTCTTGTCAGAATCTTCAAGAGCGGCAAGTGCCGAACCCTTGACGATCGGGATATCGTCGCCCGGGAAGTCGTAGGACGACAGAAGTTCGCGAACTTCAAGCTCGACGAGCTCGAGAAGCTCGGCGTCGTCAACCTGGTCGACCTTGTTGAGGAACACGACGATTGCCGGAACGCCAACCTGACGGGCAAGCAGGATGTGCTCGCGGGTCTGCGG
The Agrobacterium cucumeris DNA segment above includes these coding regions:
- the tuf gene encoding elongation factor Tu; this encodes MAKSKFERNKPHVNIGTIGHVDHGKTSLTAAITKFFGEFKAYDQIDAAPEEKARGITISTAHVEYETPARHYAHVDCPGHADYVKNMITGAAQMDGAILVCSAADGPMPQTREHILLARQVGVPAIVVFLNKVDQVDDAELLELVELEVRELLSSYDFPGDDIPIVKGSALAALEDSDKKIGEDAIRELMAAVDAYIPTPERPIDQPFLMPIEDVFSISGRGTVVTGRVERGIVKVGEEVEIVGIRPTSKTTVTGVEMFRKLLDQGQAGDNIGALVRGVTRDGVERGQILCKPGSVKPHKKFMAEAYILTKEEGGRHTPFFTNYRPQFYFRTTDVTGIVSLPEGTEMVMPGDNVTVEVELIVPIAMEEKLRFAIREGGRTVGAGIVASIVE